The genomic window TACTATTCCTCATAATTACCACCTTGATTCCTTGTTATGGTGTAATTTTATGGACATCAAATTGACCGTCTAATGCAGGTACAGCGTACATCCTTACATACAGACTCAGCCCAGTTGTAGAAAGTTTCACCTCTACCAATTGTTCATTGTCTTCCCCATTTAACATTCCTTGTAATTTTGTGAAGCTACCATTTTCATCTTCTTCTCCCATCGAATTGATGCGTACCCCAGTGAGACTGCCCGTGATGCCGTTGGAATTAATACTAGTAAAGGTTCCAACCAACAACTGATTAGGGTCATAAACTAATGTTGAGAATGACTTATTTGGATGTACCGAAAGTACTGGTAGAAGTTGATGTGTAGCTGGCGATAATTCCTCTTCCCATTCCGCAAAAATCGTAATATTGCCTGTTATAGTTTTAAAATCATAATCAGACTCTGTATTTGTCCGCCATTTCTTAAAAACAGTATTTTCTTTTGTAGGAACGGTAATAGGCTTGACTAAAGGCTCGCCAGGTTTAATTGTATGAGACGGGAAAGAACCTTCCCCACCTTTTAAATCAAAGGATGCAATCCTTCCGACCAATTGTACTGATCTACTGCTATTTAAAGCCCATTTATGAGCCGTGCTGTTTTCTTCTGTTATTATGATTGCTGATGATGGAACAGCTTCTGCACCAATAATTTCAGTATTTCTAGGTAAAGAAATATATTCCAAAGGATTAAAGTAAAAAGCCATTTCATCAATTTTAATAACACTTTCCGGGATAATAACATTTTTCAATTGATTGCCCGCAAAAGTAAGGAGATTAATTCTAGTCAAATTATTAGGCAGACTAACTTTTGTAAGTTGATTAGCTTGGAAAGCGTGGTTACCAATGCTAGTTACACTATCTGGTATAACAATACTTAGAAGCTGATTGACCATAAATGCAGAGTCCCCAATACTTGTTACAGTATTTGGGATAATAACACTTTGTAATCCTTTCTCCTTAAAAGCTCTATCCCCTATTTTTTTTACAGTTACCCCATCTATCCTTTCAGGAATGACTACATTTACCTCTGTACCTATATATCCTGTTATAGTGCCGGTGTCTTTATCGAATTGGAATGCACCTTCGTCTTGAATTGATTCTTCCCATCCCGCAAGAATCGTTATATCACCTGTTATAGTCCTAAAATCATAAACTTCCCTATTATCTGTCCGCCAGTTTTTAAAAACTGCTCCTTCTTTAATAGGGATAGCTTTAGGTTTAATTAAAGGATTTTCCAAACTTACAGTATGGTCAGGAAAGTAACCTTCCCCTCCTTTTAAATTAAAGGTTGCGGTTTTTCCTACTAATTGCACCGCCATACCATTTTTTACAGCCCAAGAATGAGCTGCACTGTTTTCTTCAGCTATTATGATAGCTGATGGCGGAATAGAATCTGAAACAATATTTTCGATATTTTTTGGTGTTGAAATATATTCTATAGGATTCATATAAAAAGCTGCTTGACCAATTCTAATAACACTTTTCGGGACAGACACATTTTCCAATTGATTGTCTGCAAAGGTAAGTAACTTAATTGTAGTCATGTTATTTGAAAGAACCACTTTTGTAAGTTGATTGGATTGAAAACCTGATTCTCCAATATCAATTACGCTATTTGGGATATTAACTTCTTTTAGTTGATTATGAGAAAAGGCATCATTACCAATACTAGTTACGCTATTTGGGATAATAACACTTTGTAATCCTTTCTCCTTAAAAGCTCTATCCCCTATTTTTTTTACGG from Bacillus sp. (in: firmicutes) includes these protein-coding regions:
- a CDS encoding leucine-rich repeat protein, translated to MTKKHVSFLLTIILLFILLPFTVTARDMQAEVPVEEDVHKEEDILEDADLEYEFSITQTDENFFQFNKDTGTITGYIGTEVNVVIPERIQGVTVKKIGDRAFKEKGLQSVIIPNSVTSIGNDAFSHNQLKEVNIPNSVIDIGESGFQSNQLTKVVLSNNMTTIKLLTFADNQLENVSVPKSVIRIGQAAFYMNPIEYISTPKNIENIVSDSIPPSAIIIAEENSAAHSWAVKNGMAVQLVGKTATFNLKGGEGYFPDHTVSLENPLIKPKAIPIKEGAVFKNWRTDNREVYDFRTITGDITILAGWEESIQDEGAFQFDKDTGTITGYIGTEVNVVIPERIDGVTVKKIGDRAFKEKGLQSVIIPNTVTSIGDSAFMVNQLLSIVIPDSVTSIGNHAFQANQLTKVSLPNNLTRINLLTFAGNQLKNVIIPESVIKIDEMAFYFNPLEYISLPRNTEIIGAEAVPSSAIIITEENSTAHKWALNSSRSVQLVGRIASFDLKGGEGSFPSHTIKPGEPLVKPITVPTKENTVFKKWRTNTESDYDFKTITGNITIFAEWEEELSPATHQLLPVLSVHPNKSFSTLVYDPNQLLVGTFTSINSNGITGSLTGVRINSMGEEDENGSFTKLQGMLNGEDNEQLVEVKLSTTGLSLYVRMYAVPALDGQFDVHKITP